CTTAAAGTGCTACTGCAGGACTTTCATATCTTCTAATATGACCTCAATAACACACAGTCCCAGTATTCTATTATCATGCTTGGGGGCCCCACCAGTCATCCACCCCTAGCCCACACTCCTGCTATAATGCTTCTATTCatgttttattgtggtaaaatgcacaCAACAAAGGAGCTCTTATTTGTGACATTCAGTGCATTCACTGTGTTATGCAATCATCACCATGTATAAGTCGTAGAGCAGCCTCTATGGCCTGcgacccctccagcccctggcaaccactaatttactttctgtttctatggacttacctattctggacatttcagggAAATAGAATCCTAACAATATTGTggcattttgtgtctggcttctttcactgagagtACTGGTTTCAAGATTTATCCACATGATAGCGTGTTTCAGAACTTCATTggattttggtttctgtttgtttgtttgaatggaggtgctggggattgaacccaggacctcatgcatgctaagtgtgctctaccactgagctctactccccccacccccggcccagaacttcattcctttttatgggtgaatacTATTCTATCCTATGGATCTACcacatttggtttatccattcatcagttggtggGCATTTGCATGTTTTCCACTTTtcggttattgtgaataatgctgctgtggacatttgtGTGCaaggcttttgttttcctttttgtttttttgaatagctgtattcagttcttttgggtatatacccaggagtggacttgctagatcatatgatgtattagtcagggttctctggagaaacagaatcaacaggatgtatatatagagagagaaagagacattaAAAGGAGTTGGCTCATGTGATTGTGGAGACTTGGCTTGTACAAAAAGCTGATAGGgggatggctggctggctggctgcagaCTCTGGAAAGAGTTTCAGTTCAAGTCTAAAGGCAGGCAGTCTGTCTTacaataacccataatgaaaaagaatacatatatatatatatatatatgtatatatatatatatatatataaaaactgaatcagtatgctgtacaccagaaattaacacaacattgtaaatcaactctacttcaattaaaaaaaataatagggggaggatatagctcagtggtagagagagtgcttagcatgcttgaggtcctgggttcaaactccactacctctgttaaaataaataaataaacaaacctaattactgcctccccaatgttttaattaaataaataaaataagtaaaggCAAGCAGTCTGGAGAACCAAGAAGAGCTCGTCTTGTAGCTGAagtccaaaggcagtctgctgACAGAATTGCTGGCAGAATTCCCCTTGGCTTGGGGGAGGTCAGTTTTTTGCCCTCAACTGATTGgacaaggcccacccacattatggcgGGCAGATCTGCTTTCCTCAGAATTCACTGATTTCAGTGTAAATCTCATCCCCAAACATCCTCACAGAAACATCCCAGAGTAATGTTTGATCAAACATCTGGGCACTGTGGCTCAGCCAAGCTGACATCTGTATGTAACTATTACAGGCAGTAAATCTATATTCAACTTACTGAGGGACctctattcattttcatttctctccctgGATCCTGCGAGAACATCCACCAAGATCCACTCTGAGGGTATGCCTCTAATGATGCTGAAGGATCCTGCTTTTATGTCCCGTGAGTGCTAAAATATCTTGGGGAAACTACCAAGCCCAGCTGTCCCCTCTACGTCCCTTGGGATCCGGCTATGTTTCTGGAGCCCCATTCCGGCAGCCATTGGgctctcgtttttttttttttttaattaattaattaatttatttatttatttatttatttgttgggggaggtaattaggtttatttatttattcttagaggagttactagggattgaacccaggacctcatgtatgataagcatgtgctctaccagctgagctgtaccctcccccaagcTCTCATTTTAAAGGCCCTCATGACCCAACTGTGATGTTGCTTGGACCCTGACAAAAGTGGCCAATGTCCGCAACAATGCCCCCCAGGACTCTGCTATACTTTTCCTTGGGTCCCACTTCTGTCCCACATGAAGATACCCCAGAATTCCTTTAGATGCTCTCTGAGCCCTAATATAATGTTCCTATAGCCCCACTTTGAGGCTTGTTGGCCCATTAAGATGGCCTTAGGTTCCAACAGCCACGCCAGCAACCTCTCCACTGCATCTGGGGTCCCATTGCACCCCTCACAGCTCTGCTCTAATAACTTTAATGCCAGTGCCCCTGGAGTCCCACAGGAGCATCACCAGAGGCCCCTACTATGCCCCTGGGTCTCCGATGATCTCAGGCTTCCACGCCCAAGCACCTTTGGTTCCTGATAGTACCCTGAGACCCAGTGATAAGGTCTTCAGGAGCCTACACTAACGTCTCCTGGAAATGGCCACCCCATCCCTGGAGTCCTGCTAAATCAGTCCTGAGCCCTCATAGAACAACTGCCGGGACCACTCCAGGATTGTGACCAAGTGccctcagccccaggccctgctccccgCTGCTGAGCCTGTGCTAATCCTTCTGTTTCCGTCGTAAAGCCGAGCAAGTGGGGCTCCCCAGGTCCACTCCTCCGTTCTCTCTATTCCTGTCCCTCACCGGGTCCTGCCCCATCCAGAATTTCCCCACCAaagatggatagacagacagacacagagggataggtaggtaggtagatagacagacagatagatagatacatacatacatacatacatacttatatagatacatagataggaAGAAAAATAGGCAGATAGCTAGGTAGTCacgcagacagacagacaaatagatgGATGATAGAAAAGTAGAGATAGATagaaaaaacagaaagacagttatacagatggacaaataggtaggtaggtagacagacagacagacagacagacagataaaaacaaTTAGACAGACTCCCTAGGACCTCCTATAACATCCCTAACAGGCAAGAAACCTTTAGCATTTCCCAGGAACTTGCTATCAGGCCCCCCACCATCCAGCTAGAttgctgctccctcctcctgAAATTCCACTAAAGGAGGGCCTGAGGTCCTGCTCCATGGCTCTGTGTATCCCCTTTTGATACCCTGGCTTCTACTCTAATGGTTAAAACACTCCTCTAGGATTATTCTCTACTGCATAGGACCCTAAAACAATGACCCTAGAGCCCCGATGACAAATCTATGGGTCCTGCCGCCATGCTCCCAGGATCCCAGGGCACTGGCCCTTGGAGCCTTCCCAGTGGTGCCAGATCCATCTGTAATGCTCACATCTGGCTCAACTCTCCCTCAGCTCCTGCTTTACCTGTGCCTGGGTATCTCCTCTAGGTGTCCTCTGTCCTGCTACAATGTCCCATTGGCTGTCACTTCAACACTTCAACACTGGCCCCTAATCTATGGTCCTGCCAAAAAGTCCTTTGGCTCCTGATAACATGTCTCCAGAACCCTGCAATATTCCCTCTGAACGCTTAGAAGTCCCCCTGGATCCTGCTAAAACGGGTCCAGTCTTTCCTCATATGGCCTTGAGAGTCACCAAAATGAACTTGGGGCATCCTCTCAAAACCCTCTGTGCCCTGCCAGGACCATATTAAAAAGTCTccaggacactaatgaattcatctacaaaatagaaacagactcgcagacatagtaaacaatcttacggatACCAGTGgtaaagggatgggaagggataaatttgggagtttgagatttgcaaatgttaaccactatatataagaatagattaaaaaaacaaatttcttcggtatagcacagggaactatattcaatatcttgtaataacctttactgaaaaaaatatggaaatgaatatatgtatgtatatgcaggacggggacattgtgctgtacaccaggaactgtcacattgtaactgactgtacttcagtaaaaaaaatggaaaaaagaaaaaaaaagcctctagCTTTATCGTGAGGTCTTTTATTTTTgtagggggggaggtaattagctattttttttccttactatttatttattttgatggaggtaccggggattaaacccaggaccttaggcatgctaggtatgcactctaccaacCCCGCCACCATGAAGTGTTTAGAGTCCTGCTGAAACATACCAAGGGCTATTCTGTGGTCCCTAGAGCCATCAAAATGTCCTAGGGAGCTCTGGGAAAATTCCCACTGGCTTTTACCCACGTGTCATGCGTCAGCACCATCCACAATGGACCTAGATCCTTGTGTTAGTGTCTTACGGCTGCTGTAACCAACCACCCaaattttgtggcttaaaacaacacaaattcagTATCTTATGGTTCTGGAGTGCAGACATCTAAATCGGGTCCACAGAGCTGTATTTCTCCTGGAGGcttcaggggagaatccatttcctggaCTTTTCCAGCTGCTTGGGGCCCCCTGTGTTCcgtggcttgtggccccttcctccatctttgaagccagcatcttctctgccttctgacTTCTCTGTCCATCCTTATAGCTCTCTCTGAGTCTGATCCTCCTGCTTTCCTCTTATAAGGAatccttgtgattacactggtcccacctggataatccaagatCCTGTCCCTTTCTCAAGATCCCGAATTTAATCACATCTCAAGTCACATCGTCACCAGTTTTGGAAGACGAGGGCATAGACATCTTTGAGGGACCACTCTCCAGCCTACCACGGTCATAAAGGATGCCCTCTCTTGCCCCATTCTGAGCTCCTGTCCCTCCTGTTAGAATGGCCTCAGGGTTTAGCATGAGGCCTCTCAGAGGTCAGCCTGAACATTCCTGGTAATATCCTTCCTTCttgctacaaaagaaaaaagccctCAAAGTCCCTTAATGCCTGCTGGGAATCCTTGCTAAGTGTCCTGGGGTTCTGCTACATCTACATGGACCATTTCAGCAACTGCAGGCTGTCTCCTATCTTATCCCCAAGGTCCTGTGCTCTAAGGGTCCCTGCTTATGCCTTCGGGATCCCCTGTGGTCCTACTGTCTTGTCCCCAGCGGCCCATCATAAAGCAATAGAAAACCCCAGCAGGACGGTAACTAATCTGCAGGGCCCAATGCCAAGTGAAAATGTGGGGCTCCTTGTTCCAATTTTAATTCAAGCAActtaatttaattccattttcattcaAGCGGAGCATTAAACCAAGTGCAGGTTCCTTCCAAACAACTGCTCTGGCTGCCTGGAAAACCCTCGCCTGAAGCTGCCTCGGTCCCTGGGGACTGAGGACTACAAATGGCCCCAGGCAGCTCTGCGTTGTCTCCCTGAAGGGCCATCTTCATATCCGCCTCTCCTCTCTGTCCCTGCACTGTAGTGCCCCCTTAGTGCCCCCTACTGACCCCATGAGGCAATTACACCTGGGTTCAAAACCAAagcctaaaaacaaaacaaaaactccacCAATCCTGCCTCTTCCAGGTGGGCTTCTCTGAGTCTCCGTTTCTTTATCTGAGAAATGGGTAATAATTGTACCTACCTCAGTGGTACAGGGCACGTAGCAGGGTATGGGAGTAACCTGTTCCCCTTAATGCACCCCCTCCACGAAGCTGTTGAGGTCCCCAGCATCACAGTAGATCGTAAACTCTCAGACACCAGCTCCTGGATCTGTCTTGCTCACTCCTACCTCCTCAGGGGCTAGCACAAGAAAGCCTTTGCAGAATGAATGAAGCCAATAATGAATGACACTGGACTGGTTTGCTATGCCCCTAAAACTTTTCTCAAATGGTCTTAGGGTCCTGCAATTATGTTCTAGCAAAATCCTTTTAgttatttgtttgctttgggagagaggtaattaggtttacttatttatttttattggaagtacttactgggcattgaacccaggaccttgtgaatgctaagcacgcgctctaccactgagctctaccctcctcccctGTTCTAGCAGAGTCTATACCTACCCTGAAACAATCCGTGGGTCTCTGTTGTAATGTATCATAGAGCTGGCACTTATTATGTTAGACCCCAGGATTTTCCCTTGATGGGCTCAGGGCAGTGCTAAAATACAGCAGCAGGGCTGCTCCAATACACGAAGCTGCTCCAGTCCCATTTCTCTAGACTACTCACAGACCTCAGGGCCAGTTCAATGAATGCAGGTGCCAGCTACACGCATAACACCCCTGGGCTGGCTATAATATCACCTGAATATTGCAACCGCCAACGGGACCTGTTACAAGACCCTGAGGTCCCACCATAATCCATTACTCCTAGGTCCTGTTATAACAGAATACCACAGGGGGCTTCAACAATGCTCACCAGTCTGGCTATAATAGGACATTCCTGTGGCCTGCTATGAGCCATGCAAGGCCATGATCCATTATGATACAACCAATAACTGCCCATTAATAGGTCTGAAACCTGCTGTCATTGTAAACCCAGGACCTATGAAACTGCTAGTTTCCCTGAGAAATGGCATAGCCACTGGGGCCTCCCCTAGGTGGCATGCGATGGAATATTCCAGAAACATGCTAAAATAGTTTCAAAGTCTTGTGACAAACTACCAGGATTTGCTAGAGTAGAACTAGGATTCCACAACCATGTAacacctctggggccacctgcCAAAGACCCTGTCCTTGGGTCTGCTGGGCCTTTCTCTGACAATAGGCTCAAGACTGCAGCATAATCACTTCCCTAACAAGTGTCACTTACAAGGACTAGTTCTACCTCAATAACACGTGTGAGAATATCTCATTCTCCCAATGCAGCAGAGGGGCaagattttacagattaggagACTGAAGTGCTGTGGCTGGGAAGGGGGCTCacgtccaaggtcacacagctaatgagcAGCAGGGCAGGAATTCGGGACAGAGCCTGCAGTCTCAGGGCTTACACTGGAGGTTTCTGTGCAAGTTCACTGCTTCCAGTTACTCCAGGCCTTGATACCCAGGGTTCAAGCCCGCCCCATGAGAATGTGGGGACTGAACTTTAGATGAATTTGTTCACTCAACTAAACACTCGTAGAGCACTTACAGCTAGCTGGCCTCAGACCCTGGAGATGCAGACACCCCTGCCTTCTTGGAGCTTGTATTCCAGGGGTTAACTGGTAAATCCATCAATATGCAATATACAGGATTTTCACCAGAAATACACGAATATGCCATGAACAGGTCTGTTGTAAGACAATAAGGCAGGGAAGGGCGACTGCAAGGGGGGGAAGTTTTGCCAAGTGGAAACAGGTTGTGAGGATGAGACTAAGGaatgaggggagggaggcaggtggaaACCTGGGGTTAGAGCTTCCCAGTAGAGGGCACAGCCAGTgcgaaggctcagagaggtgagctAGTCTTGCGGGTGCACAGACTGAGGGACAGTGGCAGGAGAGCCATGTAGGCAGAGGGGAAGCTCTGAGGCTGGGATCTGGGCTCAGCAATTGTGTCTCTAGCTGTCCCTGGGCTCTGAGGGCAGGGACAGTCTTCATCTCACTCATCAGACCAGAGAACTGGTACAGTCTGGGGGGCTTTCTCCTTGGTTCTTGCAAACTGACCCACCAGGCTTGTCAGGTGTCCCCTGATGCATAGCAGGCGCAGGCTGCACCTGACACTAGGCAGCCTGACAATGGGGTGCCAAGGAGACGCCCAGCAACACACCGCTGGGAGGAAACAGGGGAGCTGGGCTGTTGTTGTTGTAAACATGGTGGCCCCACCCCAAACGGAAACACCTGCGGGTGGGGGCTCTTGGAGCGGCCTCGGATCCCTGTCTGTCTGTTCCCCCTCCTCTCTCTAGCTCTGTCTTCTGCCTCCAtctgtccccacctccctgcTCTCTCTGGGTCCCCGTCCCCCTGCTGGGGGTCTCTACCCCTCCAGCACTGGGTGGGGCGAGCTCACAGGCTGAAGCTCGGGGCGGTGCCCCCTTCTGACCtgtccctgccccttcctgccctctttGATGCGGCCCCACTTCCTCTGGCAGGAACCCCCGCCCTCGCCGGGTAAAAAGAAGCCGCTGGGGTGGTCCAGAGGCAGCGTCCCTGgaagcagcggcagcagcagcggctCCTCTCTCCTCACGGCCCTGTCTCCCAACCCTTGTACCAGTGCTGTGCCTCAGTCCCTGGTACAGGCATGGGGGGCAGGGACCTGGGGACACCAGCAGCACAAGGCCCCAGGGGTGAAGTCAGCGGGGCAACTCCTGCACCTCCCTTCTATCTCTGTGCCTCCAGCTCTGGGGCGGTGGCTTGGGTGAGAGTCTGTCTTAAATCCGAGTCCTTGTCTCCCTCTCCTTGTTTTTCAGTCTGCACCTGCCACCTTCCTGCTCATCAACCCCGTGCTCATCTCTTAACTCTGCCTGGTACTCCACGTCCATCTGTACCTGTTCCTAGCTGTGGTCTCCATCCCCGTTTAGCGTCCAGCTGAGCGCTGTCCTGAATCTCTCCCTCTCTATATCTGACACTCAAGGTCTCTCTGCTCCTAACAGAACGCATTTCTGCTGTGACCTATAATCAAGCTCTCCCCATATCCCCTGACTCTCAAGGTTGTTGCGTCTGGCCGTTAGAAATCTTCCTACAATTTGCCTGACTCTGTCCCATTTCTCCCCACCCGCTCTGTCCCACCTCCAGGGACTTTCTACACATTTCTGACTGGCGTGCGACCCCAGAGCTGGGTTCTGGGATGGTCTCACTGTGACCTGCCCTCAAGGCCCATTTTCTGATCCTGGAGCTCAGCCACTCACTGGGAGCCCAGGCAGAGATCCTGCCCCTTAGATGAGGTTGCTCATCTGCGAATGGGCCTGGTGCCCACTTAGGAGGAAGCGGTGGGGTTGGCAGGAGGGAAGGTGGGTGCCGTGCCCGACTCCTTCCTTGATGGGGAAGACAGTCCTAGGTTGAGGTCAAGACTCATAGTTCAGAAACTGGCAGTTATGAGCTCAAGcccaccctcccccaaccctcccGTGGCGGCTacttcttcctccccctccccatggaGGCCAGAAAGGGCCTAGAGCCTAAAGAACCCAGGAACCTCCaccctccctcacttcctccccAGAGACTTGCGGGGGGGAGCTTGACACCAGGTAAAGGTTGAGGCCTTATTTACTCTGACACTGAAAGGTGACAGGGACCAAAAGGCCCAGAGACGAACAGCATCTCAACGCAGGGTTTTGTCTATACCCAGAAAtgagagggcaggaggaaggatTTGGTCCCCACTCCCATCCTTGGGCCCCAAAAGATGAAGGAGAACCCCATCTTTCACCCAACCCCACTTAATTCCCAGGAACATCCCCACCCTCTGGTAAGGAGCCAGATACCCAGAGCATGGCCTGTAACTgggaaaataactttattttgtttGGTGCAGTGGGCAAAGGAGTCCAGTCTCAGAACTTCTGGAATTGTTTCTTGGTGCCTGCAGCCTTGGTGACCTTGAGCACGTTGAAGCGCACAGTCTTGCTCAGGGGCCGGCACTCGCCCACTGTGACAATGTCGCCGATCTGGACGTCCCTGCAGAGTGGGCCATGACTGTGtcactggaggtgggggtggctcTGCCCCAAGCAGGCCCTGTCTCCAGGTGGAAGCCTCTCAACTTTGGCTCCACCAAAATCCACCCAAGCTCCTATTTCCAGTTCCTTCTACCCCCTAGttgttatttattgagcacaaacTATGTGTAAGGCACCAAGCTCAAAGCTCTGCAGAGAACGCTCCAATCCTTCCAAAAACAGAAAATCTCTATGtattgtctcctttttgcagaaaACTGGAGGCTCTCACAGATGGTTATGGTGGCTTGCTTACAGGAAACCTGCCCCTACCTCCACACGGCAGCCAGGGCGGGTCCCCCTTTTAATACCCAGGTCAGGTCTCATGACCTCCAGGCTCCTGTGTGGATCACCTGCTCCCCTGTCTGGGAGGGTGGCTGGCCTGGGTTCCCGGGGAGTGGCCCTGCTCACCTGAAGCAAGGGGAAAGGTGCACAGACATGTTCTTGTGACGCTTCTCGAAGCGGTTGTATTTTCGGATGTAGTGAAGGTAGTCTCGGCGGATGACGATGGTCCGCTGCATCTTCATCTTGGTCACCACGCCTGGGGGGATGGGGCAGATGCTGGGTCAGGCCCCGTGGGAAAGGGAGCCATGAGCAGGGCAGGGCATGCTGAGAATCAGGGAGCCCTGCTTCTGGCATCATCTGTACCAAGCAACTTTCTCAGCAATGCCCGTGGTGGGCATCTGAAGACCATCGTGAAAACAGTAGACATCATCTGCCAGTGCTGCCCCCAGTAACCAGGAGTCTGAgtgtccccagcccctcctccctcagatcCAAGAATCTGAACCCAAGCCCCCAAAGGTCCTCACTCACCAGACAGAATCCGCCCTCGAATGGAGACATTACCAGTAAAAGGGCACTTCTTGTCAATGTAGGTACCCTCAATGGCCTGAAAGGATAAAGATCACTGAGCCTTGCACAGTAGTTCCTTAAAAAGAACAGGAGGCGTGGCCTCCGAGAGACAAACTACACTTCCCAGCAGCCACGGGAGGAACCACTCGGACGTGGGTAGGGCAACTCGATTTGGGCACACGTGCAGGGACACAGGAGTCTCATTCTTTCTCCTGAGGGTCCCCATACCTCCTTGGGTGTCTTGAAGCCCAGACCGATGTTCTTGTAGTATCGCGGTAGCTTCTCTTTGCCGGTTTCTCCAAGCAGGACCCTCTTCTTATTTTGAAAGATGGTCGGCTGCTTTTGGTAGGCACGCTCGGTCTACAGGAATGAAAAGGATGCTGGTAACCCTGGAGTAGGGACCAGCCTGGCCTGAGAGCTTCGTAAAACCCCGCCAGATCCCATCCTCTCCGGCATTTACTCCCCAAAAGCTGGCCTCCAAGGCCGAGTGGCCCAGACGAGCGTCTTATTCTCCAATACACTCATCCAAAGTTACCTCTAATTTAGACTCAACTTTGAACCCGGGGTTTCTTAAGCATTTACGGGCTAAAACACCTTCCACCGCCTGCAAAATTCACCCCTGAAAACCCAGAGATACAGAACCATCCCTCTAACATCCTGGACACCTTTCAGTAAGAATTATTCTCCAAGACACAAGACATCCACCCAGGATTCACTTATCTAATACTGGCGACCTCAGAGCTAAATACCAAGAGGACGGACTCCCTGGAATAGCCCTCAGGACTCAGTTCTCCCAGGATTTACCCTATGGCCTAAAGCTTCCAGAAGAATACTCTGTAAATCATGAGTTTAAGGTAATTCTAATTCCTTAAAAACTTGAGCTTTAATTACATCCCAAGTGCGGAGCCCCCAAGATTTAGAAAACCCTAATCTAAATTAACGTAGACACGCGCCCTCTGCTTGAATTAATCCCCGCGAAATCAAGGACGCCCAGAATTAACCCCGAAACTGGAGGGAGTCCCGCTCTCCAGGACGCGCCCCTGAAGACTGGAGCGGGTCCCACAGAATCAGCGTCAGCCCCAAACCCGAACCTGAATGTCCGCCATCTTCCCGGCTGCCTGAAAAAAGGAAAGTCGCGGTGGCGTCCGGGTTTCCTTATCGACTGCACAGGGGCGACAGAGGAAGTGACGAAGTAGGGGGCGGGACAACACGGTTTGGGGCGGTACTTTGGTGGGACTCTGATTGACGGGCGGCCCTACCCAAGCACGGGATTGGGAGACTGCACGGACACTGCGCCCGGAGGCgaagggaagaggggcggggAAGCGGCGGGCACTATCTCGCGAGAGCCTTAGGACCTCGTTGCGGGCGGGCTCGCTAGGCACGTTAGGAGGGAGTGACCAGCCTTGAGCCTGTGTTATCGCGAGAGTCATCGGCAGTCGGTCATGTTTCTGCGGGGAGTGGGATCACGTGGGGCTTGGGGACCGCGTGGCTGTGCTCGCGAAGGGTTCAAACGCGTTGTGGCTGCGGCCATCTTTTTGCGGGGTGGGAGACTGGAAAATGTTAGCGGGTTTCATGCGGTGTAGTGACGCCATCTTTGTTAGGGGCGGACGCTGCCCGTGAGTTTTCTGTAGTTTAAtgaaagtttttttcttctgtgacccATTTCCTCTCCAGACAATGGTTTAGtgtggctgggggtggagggtggcgaAGTAGGGGAAAGGCCTTCTGCTGATTGTAACAGCGCGGTCCAACAGTATTTTCGCCTATAATGGAAATGTTTTGTATCTGCGCTATCCGACACGGCTGTCACTGGAGTTTGAAGTGTGGTGCGTGCAACTGAGGACCtgaatttttaatgttaatttaaatttattagatttaaatttaaatagcctcaTGGGACTAGTATGTACTGCGCTGGTCAGTGCTGCAGGTTTCTAAGTGCATACTAATTTGGTATTTTACAAATTCTAGGA
This genomic interval from Vicugna pacos chromosome 9, VicPac4, whole genome shotgun sequence contains the following:
- the RPS11 gene encoding small ribosomal subunit protein uS17; translated protein: MADIQTERAYQKQPTIFQNKKRVLLGETGKEKLPRYYKNIGLGFKTPKEAIEGTYIDKKCPFTGNVSIRGRILSGVVTKMKMQRTIVIRRDYLHYIRKYNRFEKRHKNMSVHLSPCFRDVQIGDIVTVGECRPLSKTVRFNVLKVTKAAGTKKQFQKF